One window from the genome of Paraclostridium sordellii encodes:
- a CDS encoding MBL fold metallo-hydrolase, producing MLEYSSIGSGSSGNCHYIGCKNTKILVDAGLSGKKITTNLKDLDIDASTLKGIFITHEHSDHIKGAGILSRKFDLPIFANVKTWCAMKDKLGEIQDKNMKVFENDKTYALDDLIVRPFSTSHDSADSVGFNFYNNKQEKISIATDIGCITENIKKHLYKSKLVVLESNFDPNMLMMGSYPYALKKRVMSETGHLSNEEAAKFCVDLVNQGTESILLAHLSKENNFPELAYETSKGILLQNDMIVGQDLKLDVLLRDEPSDIYRL from the coding sequence ATGCTAGAATATAGTTCTATTGGAAGTGGAAGTAGCGGGAATTGCCATTATATTGGATGCAAGAACACTAAGATTTTAGTTGATGCAGGTCTTAGTGGTAAAAAGATTACAACCAATTTAAAGGATTTAGATATAGATGCAAGTACATTAAAAGGGATTTTTATAACGCATGAACATTCAGATCATATAAAAGGAGCTGGAATTTTATCTAGAAAATTTGATCTACCTATATTTGCTAATGTGAAAACATGGTGTGCTATGAAGGACAAGCTTGGAGAAATTCAAGATAAAAATATGAAGGTTTTTGAAAATGATAAAACTTATGCACTAGATGATTTAATAGTAAGACCTTTTTCAACATCACATGACTCAGCAGATTCAGTAGGATTTAATTTTTATAATAATAAACAAGAGAAAATTTCTATAGCAACAGATATAGGTTGTATAACAGAAAACATAAAGAAACATTTATATAAATCAAAATTAGTAGTTTTAGAGTCAAATTTTGATCCAAATATGTTAATGATGGGATCCTATCCATACGCATTAAAGAAGAGAGTAATGTCAGAGACAGGACATTTATCAAATGAAGAAGCAGCTAAGTTTTGTGTTGATTTAGTTAATCAAGGAACAGAATCTATATTACTTGCACATTTGAGTAAAGAAAATAACTTTCCTGAATTAGCATATGAAACTTCAAAAGGGATATTACTTCAAAATGATATGATAGTTGGACAAGATTTAAAGTTAGATGTGCTTTTAAGAGATGAGCCATCAGATATATATAGATTGTAA